The genomic stretch AGCGCGGCGTTCGGCGAAGTCGAGATGCACGAGACGCGCGTGGTCGAAGGCATCAGCCGCATGCGCGCGGTGCCGGAACTGCGTCTCGCGCCCGGCGAATCGGCGGTGTTCAAGCCCGGCGGCCTGCACCTGATGCTGATGGAGCCGGGCGCCGCGCTGAAGCCTGGCAGCAAGGTCGCCATCGAGTTCAAGTTGAAGGATGGCGGCAAGGCGCTGGGCGAGTTCGTGGTGAAGAAGGCGGGCGAGTAGGGCGCTCGTATCGCGCCGCCTTGCAGCTTTCAGCTGTCATTCCCGCGAACGCGGGGAACCATCTGACCGACGACGTTCCGCTCTTCGTAGGGCGTGATGCATGCGGGCATGGATCCCCGCCTTCGCGGGGATGACGAATTGATCCCGCGAGCGATCCAAAGAAAACGGCGCCGAGGCGCCGTTTTCTTTGGGGGATTGAAATTTTCCGGCCTTACGAACACGCCTCGCGAACAGCAACCGGCAATTCCGCCGCGCGGCCGGTACCGCGGTCGATCCACACCATCACGACGTTGCCGTCGCAATAGAGCACCTGGTCGTCCTTCGCATCGACGATGCGATGGCCGATGCTCACGCTGGTGTTGCCCAGGCGTTCGACGAACAGCTCGATGTCGACTTCCGCCGGCCATTCGATCGGGCGGCGATAGTTGAGATGCGCGGCGGCCACGACGGGCGCGACGTGGTCGTCGAGACCTTGCCCCGGCACGCCCAGCATCCAGCGCAGGCGCGCTTCCTCCAGGTAGCTGAGGTACTTGGAATTGTTGACGTGGTTGAACGCGTCCAGGTCGCGCCAGCGCACCGAAAGCGGCACGCGGATCAGTGCGACGGGCGCTTGATCCGCTTCAACGGCGGGGCTCACCTCGCGCGCGGCGGGCGCCGCGCGGTCGGTGGTCTTTTTGGTCGCCGGCTTGCGCTTGCGCGCCGGCGACTTGCGGGGCTTCGGTGTTGCGGTGTCGCTCATGCGGCGGATTTCTTCTTCTTGGTTGTGGTGGTCTTCGCTGCCGCCTTCTTCGAAGCCGTGGGCTTCGAAGCAGTCGAAGTGGTGGTCGCCTTGCCATCGGCCTTCGCCGCCGCGGGACGCGCCTTGCGCACGGACGCTTCCGGCTTCGTGCCGAGCAGCGGCGCCAGGAAGCGGCCGGTGTGCGAATTCGACAGCGCGGCGATGTCTTCCGGCGTGCCGCAGGCGAGGATCGTGCCGCCGCGATGGCCGCCTTCCGGACCGAGGTCGATGACCCAGTCGGCGGTCTTGATGACGTCCAGGTTGTGCTCGATCACCACCACCGTGTTGCCGTCGTCGCGCAGGCGATGCAGCACGGTGAGCAGGTGCTCGATGTCGTGGAAGTGCAGGCCTGTCGTCGGTTCGTCGAGGATGTACAGCGTGCGGCCCGTGTCGCGGCGCGAGAGCTCCTTCGACAGCTTGACGCGCTGCGCCTCGCCGCCGGACAGCGTCGTCGCGCTCTGGCCCAGCTTGATGTAGCTCAGCCCCA from Lysobacter auxotrophicus encodes the following:
- a CDS encoding copper chaperone PCu(A)C; this translates as MGLLALTLTASSAVSAAQCSLKVVDGWVRLPPAAMPMMAGFGRIENPCTKPLTITGASSAAFGEVEMHETRVVEGISRMRAVPELRLAPGESAVFKPGGLHLMLMEPGAALKPGSKVAIEFKLKDGGKALGEFVVKKAGE
- a CDS encoding acyl-CoA thioesterase encodes the protein MIRVPLSVRWRDLDAFNHVNNSKYLSYLEEARLRWMLGVPGQGLDDHVAPVVAAAHLNYRRPIEWPAEVDIELFVERLGNTSVSIGHRIVDAKDDQVLYCDGNVVMVWIDRGTGRAAELPVAVREACS